The following coding sequences lie in one Xanthomonas hyacinthi genomic window:
- a CDS encoding DUF4160 domain-containing protein, which produces MPTIVRFANSVVTMYAADHLPPHFHVRTKDGREALIVIETLAVLSGRLSRRELSAALEWAAANKADLVTRWQELNP; this is translated from the coding sequence ATGCCGACAATCGTCCGTTTCGCCAACAGCGTCGTCACGATGTATGCGGCCGACCATCTTCCGCCACATTTCCACGTCCGCACCAAGGATGGTCGAGAAGCCCTGATCGTCATCGAAACCCTTGCGGTTCTCTCCGGCCGACTAAGCCGACGCGAGCTGAGTGCGGCACTCGAATGGGCCGCCGCGAACAAGGCCGACCTCGTCACCCGATGGCAGGAGTTGAATCCATGA
- the ftsL gene encoding cell division protein FtsL has protein sequence MSRLLLIVLLACTIASAIGVVYMRHRHRQLFVELSRLEHNRDELNIEFGRLQLEQATWAESNRVDQVARERLGMKFPETGDIVVVRP, from the coding sequence ATGAGCCGGCTGCTGCTCATCGTGCTGCTCGCCTGCACCATTGCCTCGGCGATCGGGGTGGTGTACATGCGCCACCGCCATCGCCAGCTGTTCGTCGAGCTGTCGCGGCTGGAGCACAACCGCGACGAGCTGAACATCGAATTCGGCCGGCTGCAGCTGGAGCAGGCGACCTGGGCCGAAAGCAATCGCGTCGACCAGGTCGCGCGCGAGCGGCTGGGCATGAAGTTCCCGGAAACCGGCGACATCGTGGTGGTGCGGCCATGA
- a CDS encoding division/cell wall cluster transcriptional repressor MraZ, which yields MAVPTAYRDLVVRASGNRLVLTYNPFEAGCLWLYAEKEWERVRDDVMAKPNTQRVVRVLQQKLVGSSAALELDANSRITIPPSHRAAVGIEKRAVLLGMGDKFELWSEQAHRALIQQTLSDEDLGDGLLDLKL from the coding sequence ATGGCGGTTCCCACCGCGTACCGCGACCTCGTCGTGCGTGCGAGCGGCAATCGGCTGGTGCTGACCTACAACCCGTTCGAGGCCGGATGCCTGTGGCTGTACGCGGAAAAGGAATGGGAGCGGGTCCGTGACGACGTCATGGCCAAGCCCAACACCCAGCGCGTGGTGCGGGTGCTGCAGCAGAAGCTGGTGGGTTCCTCGGCCGCGCTGGAGCTGGACGCCAACAGCCGCATCACCATTCCGCCGAGCCATCGCGCCGCGGTGGGCATTGAAAAGCGCGCCGTGCTGTTGGGCATGGGCGACAAGTTCGAACTATGGAGCGAGCAGGCTCATCGCGCACTGATCCAGCAGACATTGTCTGATGAGGATCTGGGCGATGGATTGCTCGATCTGAAGTTGTGA
- the rsmH gene encoding 16S rRNA (cytosine(1402)-N(4))-methyltransferase RsmH codes for MRGQAQAGHLPVSQPPAAHVPVLFAQVMDGLQVIEDGIYLDGTFGRGGHARGVLHELGPGGRLLLMDKDPEAIAEAEHAFGGDARVRIRRGSFAELGQWDAAAGLDGVLFDLGVSSPQLDVAERGFSFGKDGPLDMRMDPDAGESAAQWLARADERAIAEVLWTYGDERQSRRIARAIVARRAEQPLTRTAQLAELIASVMPRGDSKTHPATRSFQAIRIHINRELADLEAGLDAALARLKPGGRLAVISFHSLEDRIVKQFMNRHAKAPPSNRRLPEAQPFVPTLQLHGGAIKADADELAGNPRARSAVLRVAEKLGIGNRESGIGRSESKSPISGAEGSSAQATCSSPFPIPHSPFPPTHDALHRSAP; via the coding sequence ATGCGCGGACAGGCGCAGGCCGGTCACCTTCCGGTGTCGCAACCGCCGGCGGCGCATGTGCCGGTGTTGTTCGCGCAGGTCATGGACGGGCTGCAGGTGATCGAAGACGGAATCTATCTGGATGGCACGTTCGGGCGTGGCGGACACGCGCGCGGGGTGCTGCACGAACTCGGCCCGGGAGGCCGGCTGCTGTTGATGGACAAGGATCCCGAGGCGATCGCCGAAGCCGAACATGCGTTCGGTGGCGACGCGCGCGTGCGCATCCGTCGCGGCAGCTTCGCCGAACTCGGGCAATGGGACGCCGCCGCCGGCCTGGACGGGGTGCTGTTCGACCTGGGCGTGTCCTCGCCGCAGCTGGACGTGGCCGAACGTGGTTTCTCGTTCGGCAAGGACGGCCCGCTGGACATGCGCATGGACCCGGACGCCGGCGAGAGCGCCGCGCAGTGGCTGGCGCGCGCCGACGAGCGCGCCATCGCCGAGGTGCTGTGGACCTACGGCGACGAACGCCAGAGCCGGCGCATCGCCCGCGCGATCGTGGCGCGCCGCGCCGAGCAGCCGCTGACCCGCACCGCGCAGCTGGCCGAGCTGATCGCCAGCGTGATGCCGCGCGGCGACAGCAAGACCCACCCGGCCACGCGCAGCTTCCAGGCGATCCGCATCCACATCAACCGCGAACTGGCCGACCTCGAAGCCGGGCTGGACGCGGCATTGGCCAGGCTCAAGCCCGGCGGCCGGCTGGCGGTGATCAGCTTCCACTCGCTGGAAGACCGCATCGTCAAGCAGTTCATGAACCGCCACGCCAAGGCCCCGCCGAGCAACCGCCGCCTGCCCGAGGCGCAGCCGTTCGTGCCGACGCTGCAGCTGCATGGCGGCGCGATCAAGGCCGACGCCGACGAACTGGCCGGCAACCCGCGTGCGCGCAGCGCGGTGCTGCGGGTGGCGGAAAAGCTGGGAATCGGGAATCGGGAATCGGGAATCGGTAGAAGCGAAAGCAAGAGCCCCATTTCCGGCGCGGAAGGTTCCAGCGCGCAGGCGACTTGCTCTTCCCCATTCCCCATTCCCCATTCCCCATTCCCGCCGACTCATGACGCGCTCCACAGGAGCGCGCCATGA
- a CDS encoding NRDE family protein has translation MCLVALALESHPRWRLLLAGNRDEFHARPTAPLQRWAAPAQRVLAGRDLRSGGSWVGLDAAGRCSVVTNVRDPLASMSGASRGALVADYLAGAASAAAFADALALRADAYPPFNLLLADADGAEYLGNHPPARQRLAPGIHGMSNGALDAPWPKTVRLCEVLAGWIAADDEDLSPLWRALADETIAADARLPDTGVGLALERRLSPAFIRGHDYGTRASTIVAVDGAGRGWIHERRFGPDGVFLGETRLETPVGTRIPGAGIR, from the coding sequence ATGTGCCTGGTCGCCCTCGCCCTCGAATCGCACCCGCGCTGGCGCCTGCTGCTGGCCGGCAACCGCGACGAATTCCACGCCCGCCCGACCGCGCCGCTGCAGCGCTGGGCGGCGCCGGCGCAGCGCGTGCTGGCCGGGCGCGACCTGCGCTCCGGCGGCAGTTGGGTCGGCCTGGACGCCGCCGGCCGCTGCAGCGTGGTCACCAACGTGCGCGACCCGCTGGCGTCGATGTCCGGCGCCTCGCGCGGCGCGCTGGTCGCCGACTACCTGGCCGGCGCCGCGTCGGCGGCCGCCTTCGCCGACGCGCTGGCGCTGCGCGCCGACGCCTATCCGCCGTTCAACCTGCTGCTGGCCGACGCCGACGGCGCGGAATACCTGGGCAACCATCCGCCTGCCCGGCAGCGCCTGGCGCCCGGCATCCACGGCATGTCCAACGGCGCGCTGGATGCGCCCTGGCCGAAAACGGTACGCCTGTGCGAGGTCCTGGCGGGCTGGATCGCTGCCGACGACGAGGACCTGTCCCCGCTATGGCGGGCGCTGGCCGACGAGACCATCGCCGCCGACGCGCGGCTGCCGGACACCGGCGTGGGCCTGGCGCTGGAGCGGCGCCTGTCGCCGGCCTTCATTCGCGGCCACGACTACGGCACCCGCGCCAGCACCATCGTGGCGGTGGACGGCGCCGGACGCGGCTGGATCCACGAGCGCCGCTTCGGCCCCGATGGGGTGTTCCTGGGGGAGACGCGGCTGGAAACGCCCGTCGGGACCAGGATCCCGGGAGCAGGGATCCGGTAG
- a CDS encoding DUF2442 domain-containing protein, which produces MNQPQFVITQVKAVDIGELALTFADGFTCRVDLSEVLASHPSLKKARMPHVFHKVSLDEWKRGVIFDGNDDLALASDNLRALAIEQAGDYSHQQIIAWMHRHDLTLDSAAAALGVSRRMLAYYRSGEKPVPKSIGLAMLGWEAEQAGFRYSAVA; this is translated from the coding sequence ATGAACCAGCCTCAATTCGTCATTACCCAGGTGAAGGCCGTAGATATCGGCGAACTTGCGTTGACCTTCGCCGACGGCTTCACTTGCAGGGTCGATCTAAGCGAAGTCCTGGCCTCGCACCCTTCCTTGAAGAAGGCGCGGATGCCGCATGTCTTCCACAAGGTCTCGCTCGATGAATGGAAACGTGGCGTCATCTTCGACGGCAACGATGACCTAGCGCTCGCCAGTGACAACCTGCGGGCACTCGCCATTGAGCAAGCAGGCGACTACTCACACCAGCAGATCATCGCCTGGATGCATCGCCACGACCTGACGCTGGATTCGGCCGCCGCGGCATTGGGCGTGAGCCGGCGCATGCTGGCCTACTACCGAAGCGGCGAGAAGCCCGTCCCCAAAAGCATCGGGTTGGCGATGCTGGGATGGGAAGCCGAGCAAGCAGGGTTCCGATACTCGGCCGTCGCCTGA
- the rsmI gene encoding 16S rRNA (cytidine(1402)-2'-O)-methyltransferase, with the protein MSAQPGTLHVVATPIGNLADLTPRAQEVLRAVAAICAEDTRRSGQLLAHFGIDKPLVALHEHNEDALAQRIVARLLGGDSLALVSDAGTPLVSDPGYRLVRAAREAGVRVSPVPGACAAIAALSVAGLPSDRFSFEGFLPAKASGRRERLARLAGEPRTLVFYESAHRIVESLADCRAAFGDARPAVLARELTKLFETVLDGSLAELQAQVEADDNQRKGEFVLIVQGAGDDADAQLAEGRRVYATLSAHLPPSTAAKLAAEITGAPRKALYGG; encoded by the coding sequence ATGAGCGCCCAGCCCGGAACCCTGCATGTCGTCGCCACGCCGATCGGCAATCTCGCCGACCTGACGCCGCGCGCGCAGGAGGTGCTGCGCGCGGTCGCCGCGATCTGCGCCGAGGACACCCGCCGCAGCGGCCAGCTGCTGGCGCATTTCGGCATCGACAAGCCGCTGGTCGCGCTGCACGAACACAATGAGGACGCGCTGGCGCAGCGCATCGTCGCGCGCCTGCTCGGCGGCGATTCGCTGGCCCTGGTCAGCGACGCCGGCACCCCACTGGTCAGCGACCCCGGCTACCGGCTGGTGCGCGCCGCGCGCGAGGCCGGGGTGCGGGTCAGCCCGGTGCCCGGCGCCTGCGCGGCGATCGCCGCGCTCAGCGTGGCCGGCCTGCCCAGCGACCGTTTCAGCTTCGAGGGCTTCCTGCCGGCCAAGGCCTCCGGCCGCCGCGAGCGCCTGGCGCGCCTGGCCGGCGAGCCGCGCACCCTGGTGTTCTACGAATCGGCGCACCGCATCGTCGAGTCCCTGGCCGACTGCCGCGCCGCGTTCGGCGACGCGCGCCCGGCGGTGCTGGCGCGCGAGCTGACCAAGCTGTTCGAGACCGTGCTCGACGGCAGCCTGGCCGAACTGCAGGCGCAGGTGGAAGCCGACGACAACCAGCGCAAGGGCGAGTTCGTGCTGATCGTGCAGGGTGCCGGCGACGATGCCGACGCGCAGCTGGCCGAGGGCCGCCGCGTCTATGCCACGCTCAGCGCGCACCTGCCGCCGTCCACCGCCGCCAAGCTGGCCGCGGAGATCACCGGCGCGCCGCGCAAGGCGTTGTATGGGGGGTGA